From Verrucomicrobiia bacterium, the proteins below share one genomic window:
- a CDS encoding PIN domain-containing protein yields MTFLDTGIIVGAVLESHPEHMACLSALEDSEQPFSNAHALAETFATLTGFYKVPTEAAADLTLGLRTSIEVEPLALADYEASIREARSRGVMGGGIYDSLHASFARRKRAFQIVTRNPSHFHHVAPDIEILTP; encoded by the coding sequence ATGACCTTTCTTGATACCGGTATCATAGTCGGAGCCGTATTGGAGTCGCATCCAGAACATATGGCCTGCCTCTCGGCACTGGAGGATTCGGAACAGCCGTTCTCGAATGCTCATGCGTTGGCCGAAACCTTCGCAACTCTAACGGGGTTTTACAAGGTCCCGACGGAGGCTGCAGCCGATTTGACTCTGGGGCTTCGTACTTCAATTGAGGTCGAACCATTGGCGTTAGCGGACTACGAAGCATCGATTCGGGAGGCACGTAGCCGGGGGGTAATGGGCGGGGGAATTTACGATTCCTTGCACGCGAGCTTTGCCCGCCGCAAAAGGGCATTCCAGATCGTCACACGGAACCCCTCCCATTTTCACCATGTGGCGCCGGACATCGAGATACTGACGCCTTAA
- a CDS encoding response regulator, translated as MKKKILIGDDDPSVRQMIGRVLEVAGYMTLRSGGGSEAVSKFRAAEPDLVLLDLRSPDHHGWEAFEQISRFNSLVPLVAITAWPNQYGNAVERGIDALMEKPLDLQLLLQTIGELLAEPESVRTQRITDRNFTTAYLGHPNPVASHA; from the coding sequence ATGAAAAAGAAGATTCTGATAGGGGACGACGACCCTTCGGTGCGCCAGATGATTGGGCGCGTGCTGGAAGTGGCCGGTTACATGACCCTGCGCTCCGGCGGAGGGAGCGAAGCGGTTTCCAAATTCCGCGCCGCTGAACCAGACCTGGTGTTGCTGGATTTGAGGAGCCCGGACCACCACGGCTGGGAGGCATTCGAGCAAATCAGCCGCTTCAATAGCCTGGTCCCGTTAGTTGCCATCACCGCTTGGCCCAACCAATATGGAAATGCCGTCGAGCGCGGGATTGATGCGTTGATGGAAAAGCCCCTGGATTTGCAATTACTGTTGCAAACCATTGGGGAGTTGCTTGCCGAACCCGAATCGGTTCGAACCCAGAGGATCACTGACCGCAATTTCACGACGGCTTACCTGGGCCATCCCAATCCAGTAGCTTCTCACGCCTGA
- a CDS encoding Na+/H+ antiporter yields MVGKTEFILICLVAVGLLALAARKIRVPYPILLTVGGLVLALIPGVPVIRLDPRLVFDLFLPPLLYPAAVYTTWRDFRANLRPILFLAIGLVLATMTATAYLFHSLTGLPLAAGFVFGAIISPPDAVAALSVTQHLRVPRRIVVILEGESLVNDATSFISFRFAVAAVMTGSFSLAEATTRFLIAAAGGICVGLATGWLATQVQRRLDDPPVQTMFSLLTPYVAYFAGERLHVSGILAVVIAGMVYGWHAPRVLRGRMRLQALPVWETVVFILNGVLFMLIGLELPVVVRSLPAHSMSQSAKLAVLVLAGIVLVRFVWMFGSSYVSRLVSRTFRKEAAAPWQHAVLIAWTGMRGADSLAGALAIPFALPNGQPFPGRNLILLLTFCVIFGTLVLQGPMLSPLVRWLKVVDDRVSEREEKTARLKANEAALARLEEMRSSNRIRPETVERLRAEYEDRIRQLHNEVPHEEGGPRLFSADFEELARGALETERQTVIQLRNEEKLDNKAFRRIQRDIDLAEARLQQRRLG; encoded by the coding sequence ATGGTCGGCAAAACCGAGTTCATTCTAATCTGTCTGGTCGCCGTTGGGTTACTGGCACTGGCGGCGCGAAAAATCCGGGTACCTTACCCGATACTGCTCACGGTGGGCGGTCTGGTGCTTGCTCTGATTCCGGGTGTTCCGGTGATACGCCTGGACCCCAGGTTGGTTTTCGACTTGTTTCTTCCGCCCCTGCTCTATCCGGCAGCCGTCTATACAACTTGGCGGGATTTCCGCGCCAACTTGCGCCCCATTCTGTTCCTGGCCATAGGATTGGTCCTGGCCACTATGACGGCCACGGCTTACTTGTTCCATTCTCTGACTGGTTTGCCCCTGGCGGCCGGTTTTGTCTTCGGCGCTATCATTTCTCCACCCGATGCCGTGGCGGCTCTGTCGGTGACGCAGCACTTGCGGGTGCCGCGCAGGATTGTTGTTATCCTGGAGGGTGAAAGCCTGGTCAATGACGCCACTTCGTTTATCTCGTTTCGGTTCGCGGTGGCGGCGGTGATGACGGGGAGCTTCTCGCTGGCCGAGGCAACCACGCGATTTTTGATTGCGGCGGCAGGAGGCATCTGCGTGGGTTTGGCCACGGGCTGGCTGGCCACTCAGGTCCAACGGCGTTTGGATGATCCGCCCGTCCAAACGATGTTCTCCCTGTTGACACCTTATGTGGCCTATTTCGCCGGTGAACGGCTGCATGTTAGCGGAATCCTGGCCGTGGTCATCGCCGGGATGGTCTATGGCTGGCACGCGCCCCGGGTGCTGCGGGGGCGGATGCGGCTGCAGGCCTTGCCGGTTTGGGAAACGGTTGTGTTCATTCTGAACGGAGTGCTGTTCATGCTCATCGGCCTGGAGTTGCCGGTGGTGGTTCGTTCTCTTCCTGCCCATTCGATGAGCCAATCGGCAAAGCTGGCCGTGCTCGTCCTGGCGGGGATAGTCCTGGTTCGCTTTGTCTGGATGTTTGGCTCGAGCTATGTATCTCGCCTGGTGAGCCGGACATTTCGGAAAGAAGCGGCTGCTCCCTGGCAGCACGCGGTCTTGATCGCCTGGACGGGCATGCGAGGGGCTGATTCGCTTGCCGGAGCGCTGGCCATTCCTTTCGCGCTGCCCAATGGCCAGCCGTTCCCCGGACGCAACCTCATCCTGTTGCTGACGTTCTGCGTCATCTTTGGAACGCTGGTGCTGCAAGGGCCAATGCTCTCGCCCCTGGTTCGCTGGTTAAAGGTGGTTGATGATCGGGTGTCGGAACGAGAGGAGAAGACTGCGCGACTCAAGGCCAATGAGGCAGCCTTGGCGCGTCTCGAAGAGATGCGTTCGTCCAACCGCATCAGGCCCGAGACTGTTGAACGCCTTCGGGCTGAGTATGAGGACCGTATTCGCCAATTGCACAATGAGGTGCCGCATGAAGAAGGGGGCCCGCGCTTGTTCTCAGCGGATTTTGAGGAGTTAGCCCGGGGCGCTTTGGAGACGGAACGCCAGACGGTTATCCAACTGCGAAACGAGGAGAAACTCGATAACAAGGCCTTCAGGCGAATCCAGCGGGATATTGATCTGGCCGAAGCTCGGTTGCAGCAGCGCCGTCTCGGTTGA
- a CDS encoding cytochrome D1 domain-containing protein — MISLIVLLLTPNRCMGSFVALCILTFSAMASMMFATQATAAESQGLVLVCNKGDRALGIIDPVAGTQIAAVPEDGVTGHEVAASPDGKRAFVPIYGNSGVGGAGTDGRLMRVIDLTSRQIVGTVDFGKGVRPHCVMVGTKDGLLYITTELENAITVVDPNSLKILRSIPTGQPESHMLAITSDGRRGYTANVGPGTVSALDLQEGKVLAVIPVSPHTQRISLSVDDRWAFTSDTTKPQLAVIDTASNQVSKWVPLPGTGYGSAPTPDGRWLLVAVPREHQVAVVDLNTMKVVRSFDVPRAPQEVLMRPDGAVAFVSCDASRQVAVLDLKNWKVDKLIDAGRGADGLAWAPKSE; from the coding sequence ATGATCTCACTCATTGTTTTACTGCTGACTCCAAATCGTTGCATGGGTTCCTTTGTCGCGTTATGCATTCTCACATTCTCGGCAATGGCCTCGATGATGTTCGCCACCCAAGCGACCGCCGCCGAAAGCCAGGGCCTGGTCCTGGTTTGCAATAAGGGCGACCGCGCGCTCGGCATTATTGATCCGGTTGCCGGAACCCAAATCGCCGCCGTCCCTGAAGATGGCGTCACCGGCCACGAAGTGGCGGCTTCGCCCGATGGCAAGCGGGCCTTTGTCCCCATTTACGGCAACTCGGGCGTCGGCGGTGCTGGGACTGATGGACGCTTGATGCGCGTCATCGATCTCACGTCACGGCAGATCGTTGGCACGGTGGATTTCGGCAAAGGCGTCCGCCCCCACTGCGTCATGGTCGGCACCAAAGACGGCCTGCTGTACATCACAACGGAGTTGGAAAACGCTATAACCGTTGTGGACCCGAATTCGCTGAAAATCCTCAGGAGCATTCCGACCGGCCAACCCGAGTCGCACATGCTGGCAATTACCAGCGATGGCCGGCGGGGTTATACAGCCAATGTTGGCCCCGGCACGGTCTCGGCCCTGGACCTGCAGGAGGGCAAGGTCCTGGCTGTGATTCCCGTCTCCCCTCACACCCAGCGTATCTCGCTCTCGGTGGACGACCGCTGGGCATTTACCTCGGACACAACCAAACCGCAACTGGCTGTCATCGATACCGCCTCCAACCAGGTCAGCAAATGGGTCCCTCTGCCCGGCACCGGTTACGGCAGCGCCCCGACCCCCGATGGGCGCTGGTTGCTGGTGGCTGTGCCCAGAGAACACCAGGTCGCGGTCGTCGATCTCAACACCATGAAGGTCGTGCGTTCGTTTGATGTGCCGCGTGCCCCGCAGGAAGTGCTGATGCGTCCCGATGGGGCCGTGGCATTTGTTTCATGCGACGCCAGTCGCCAGGTAGCCGTGCTCGACCTCAAAAACTGGAAAGTGGACAAGCTAATCGATGCCGGGCGCGGCGCGGACGGACTGGCCTGGGCGCCCAAGTCAGAGTGA
- the gnd gene encoding decarboxylating NADP(+)-dependent phosphogluconate dehydrogenase, with protein sequence MEPRADIALIGLAVMGQNLILNMNDHGFTVAAFNRTVSKVDDFLNKEAKGTQVIGAHSLEEMVGLLKKPRRVMLMVKAGKPVDEFIEQLLPLLEAGDIIIDGGNSLFEDTIRRAQHVESKGLLYVGTGVSGGEEGARHGPSIMPGGSPTAWPHVKDIFQKIAAKVDDGAPCCDWVGENGAGHYVKMVHNGIEYGDMQLICEAYNLMKMGLGLSAPEMHDVFAQWQQGELNSYLIEITRDILAFKDSDGQPLVDKILDTAGQKGTGKWTVISSQDLATPITLIAEAVYARMLSALKEERVIAAKKLRGPKPAIKGERARIIEEIRQALYASKIISYAQGYMLMRAAAQQYHWKLNYGGVALMWRGGCIIRSVFLGKIKEAFDKHPKLTNLMLDPFFRKALNGSHRAWRNAVAAAVKKGIPVPAFSTALSFYDGYRSERLPANLLQAQRDYFGAHTYERLDQPRGQFFHSNWTGHGGAVSSGSYTA encoded by the coding sequence ATGGAACCAAGAGCTGATATCGCCCTTATCGGGCTGGCCGTCATGGGCCAGAACCTCATCTTAAACATGAACGACCACGGCTTCACCGTCGCGGCCTTTAACCGGACGGTGTCGAAGGTTGATGATTTCCTGAACAAGGAAGCCAAAGGCACTCAGGTGATCGGAGCCCATTCGCTCGAAGAGATGGTTGGTCTTCTCAAGAAACCGCGCCGCGTGATGTTGATGGTCAAAGCCGGAAAACCTGTGGACGAGTTTATCGAGCAACTATTGCCGCTGCTTGAAGCGGGCGACATCATCATTGACGGCGGCAATTCGCTATTCGAAGACACCATTCGCCGGGCGCAGCACGTCGAATCCAAGGGCCTGCTGTACGTCGGCACGGGAGTTTCTGGCGGCGAAGAGGGGGCGAGGCATGGTCCGAGCATCATGCCGGGCGGTTCGCCGACGGCCTGGCCGCATGTGAAGGACATTTTTCAGAAGATAGCTGCAAAAGTGGATGATGGCGCGCCCTGCTGCGATTGGGTGGGAGAAAACGGTGCAGGCCATTACGTCAAAATGGTGCATAACGGCATCGAATACGGCGACATGCAGCTCATCTGCGAGGCCTACAACCTGATGAAAATGGGCCTGGGCCTGAGCGCACCGGAAATGCATGACGTCTTTGCCCAGTGGCAGCAAGGCGAACTCAACTCGTACCTCATCGAAATCACCCGCGACATCCTTGCCTTCAAGGACAGCGACGGCCAGCCGCTGGTAGATAAAATCCTCGATACGGCCGGGCAGAAAGGCACGGGCAAATGGACGGTGATTTCATCGCAGGACCTGGCCACGCCCATTACGTTGATTGCCGAGGCGGTCTATGCGCGGATGTTATCGGCCCTGAAAGAGGAGCGCGTGATTGCAGCCAAAAAGCTGCGCGGCCCCAAGCCGGCCATCAAAGGCGAGCGCGCCCGGATTATTGAGGAAATCCGCCAGGCGCTCTATGCTTCGAAGATCATCTCCTACGCGCAGGGCTACATGCTGATGCGAGCGGCGGCCCAGCAGTATCATTGGAAACTCAACTACGGCGGCGTGGCCCTGATGTGGCGCGGGGGTTGCATTATTCGCAGCGTGTTTCTGGGCAAGATTAAAGAGGCCTTTGACAAACATCCAAAATTGACCAACCTGATGCTCGACCCGTTCTTTCGCAAAGCCCTCAATGGCTCCCACCGCGCCTGGCGCAATGCCGTGGCGGCTGCGGTCAAGAAGGGCATCCCCGTGCCGGCTTTCAGCACCGCCTTGTCTTTCTATGACGGTTATCGAAGCGAACGATTGCCGGCAAACCTGCTTCAGGCCCAGCGCGATTATTTCGGCGCCCACACTTACGAGCGTCTCGATCAACCGCGCGGCCAGTTCTTCCATAGCAACTGGACCGGACACGGAGGGGCCGTGTCGTCGGGAAGCTATACGGCTTAG
- a CDS encoding S8 family serine peptidase — MSKVQLSCLGWSYTYFKHSLCAAGLWVLLSSSVAASGAAGGGQPISLATHKIEVHTPALRAKLEAQGAKLIADYGSYQLYEAAQIAPDVLNQPGIESRDQYNIIELHAAPLDTSKPEVQALRKTAGSFSGKHLHLVQFAGPVQPAWRDELVAAGVQIVAYIPENAYLIYGDSGAIAKVQSLAATAPHVQWDGPFLAEYKIHPAARTIDAQGNPRQIGTDLFAIQLVADNANAATLQLIDQLKLEPLKKENAVLGYLNVIARLDPATLTQLAAQPDLLSIQPYFVPKKLCERQDQILAGNLTGNVPSGPGYLNWLQGVGFSQGQFSTSGFAVDVTDSGVDDGTTTPNHPGLYVKGDTTQNSRVIYNRLEGTPNPNSTLVGCDGHGTINAHIIGGYNDLPIGFPFTDSSGFHYGLGVCPFVKIGSTVIFDPVNYTFPDFTAVQSAAYQNGARVSANSWGGGVPGEYNVDSQEYDALVRDAQPSGAPISAPGNQEMCIVFAAGNDGEFGSQTVSSPGTGKNVITVGAGENVQPFGGPDGGGIDDTGADSANDVIFFSSRGPCSDLRHKPDIMSPGTHVSGGVAQAPSPGPTGTADPCFNGSRVSGGPNNSLFWPLGQQFYTSCSGTSQATPGAAGSAALVRQYFINNFTNPPSPAMTKAFLMNTARYMTGLNANDTLWSDNEGMGEVNLSMAFDNATPRVLRDELPADLFTATGQARYFTNAISDPTKPFRVTLAWTDAPGNTAGNAYNNNLDLTVYVGNNVYKGNNFNGRYSVTGGSADFRDNVESVSLPAGNSGFVTIAVTAANINSDGVPNNGSPLDQDFALVAYNATLPPPTVSGVVPASLTLINGQPATFTLNVTGIAPFSYQWRKNGANIAGATLSSYSIAAVTTNDAGAYSAVVTNSYGSALSPVAALTVIQTLPLPFALDNSNLTWTTDISTTPWFGQAAVSHDGIASARSYFIGNNQRSTLTTTVTGPGTLSFWWKVSSQANGDTFTFSDVAPGVNNAVTISGEVDWNLQQVYLPAGLQTLQWVYAKNGSGTAGSDTAWLDQVSFVAGPTAPFITRQPTGNSIIAGGPITFSVVADGTPVLTYQWQLNGVNIPGATSSSLSIPNAGVLDSGTYTVLISNAYGSLLSSGAYLGIVPLVGRGDNSLGQLNVSLVATNAVAIAAGSWHSLLLRGDSSILAWGENYDGQCNVPNTLVNPLVLAGGGYHSLALQANGTVVGWGANYDGQATPPAGLTNVIAIAAGTWHSLALRSDGTVVGWGDNSLGQAIPPAGLANVIAIAAGGSHSLALRSDGTVVAWGENTDANGNFVGQSIVPAGLAKVVAIGAGEYHSLAVKADGTLVAWGDNSQGQCQPPQPLTNAIAAAGGSGHTVVLKADSTILCWGNDWNGQCDFPAGTSNVVAIAAGSAHTLLLEGNRFGLPHLLRPTRSGNQFSVLVQTQVGSNYALEYSTSLNPSNWISLTTLKGDGALHYLLDTTATGPQRFYRVRQF, encoded by the coding sequence ATGTCAAAGGTCCAACTATCCTGCCTTGGCTGGTCTTATACGTATTTCAAACATTCCCTCTGCGCTGCGGGTCTGTGGGTGCTGCTATCGAGCAGTGTGGCAGCGAGCGGCGCCGCCGGAGGGGGTCAGCCAATCTCGCTCGCGACTCACAAGATCGAAGTCCATACCCCGGCCCTGCGCGCCAAGTTGGAAGCTCAGGGCGCCAAGCTCATAGCCGATTACGGCAGCTACCAACTCTATGAAGCGGCTCAGATTGCTCCAGACGTGCTGAATCAACCCGGCATCGAGTCGCGCGACCAGTACAACATTATTGAATTGCACGCCGCCCCATTGGATACCAGCAAGCCCGAGGTCCAGGCCCTTCGCAAAACAGCCGGCTCATTCTCCGGCAAACATCTGCACCTGGTGCAATTTGCAGGGCCGGTCCAACCCGCCTGGCGCGATGAGTTGGTTGCGGCTGGAGTTCAAATCGTCGCGTATATCCCTGAAAATGCATACTTGATTTATGGCGATTCTGGCGCTATCGCTAAGGTCCAGAGTTTGGCAGCCACAGCCCCGCATGTCCAATGGGACGGCCCCTTTCTTGCCGAGTATAAGATTCACCCGGCTGCCCGAACGATCGATGCCCAGGGCAATCCGCGCCAGATTGGGACAGACCTTTTTGCCATCCAACTAGTTGCTGACAACGCTAATGCGGCCACGTTACAATTGATCGATCAGCTCAAACTCGAACCACTCAAGAAGGAAAACGCCGTTCTTGGATATTTAAATGTCATCGCGCGGCTCGACCCCGCCACCCTCACCCAGCTTGCGGCACAGCCCGACCTCTTATCCATCCAGCCGTATTTCGTCCCCAAAAAGTTATGCGAACGACAGGACCAGATTTTGGCCGGGAATCTGACCGGGAACGTCCCCAGCGGCCCCGGTTATCTCAACTGGCTCCAGGGTGTTGGGTTCTCCCAGGGCCAATTTTCCACCTCGGGCTTTGCGGTGGATGTTACGGATAGTGGCGTCGATGACGGGACGACGACGCCGAATCACCCAGGACTCTATGTCAAGGGTGATACGACCCAGAACAGCCGCGTGATTTACAACCGGCTCGAAGGAACTCCCAATCCAAATAGTACGCTTGTTGGCTGTGATGGCCATGGAACCATAAACGCCCACATTATTGGCGGATACAATGATTTGCCCATTGGCTTCCCCTTCACGGATTCTTCCGGCTTCCATTACGGTCTCGGTGTCTGCCCGTTCGTTAAAATCGGCTCCACGGTAATTTTCGATCCGGTTAATTACACTTTCCCGGACTTCACAGCCGTTCAATCGGCAGCCTACCAGAACGGTGCGCGCGTCAGCGCTAATAGTTGGGGCGGCGGCGTTCCTGGCGAATACAATGTGGACTCCCAGGAATATGATGCCCTGGTCCGCGACGCTCAACCTTCCGGCGCCCCAATCTCGGCGCCTGGCAATCAGGAGATGTGCATTGTGTTCGCCGCCGGAAACGACGGTGAATTCGGCTCTCAAACCGTCAGTTCTCCGGGGACAGGGAAGAACGTCATCACTGTCGGGGCGGGTGAAAACGTGCAGCCTTTCGGCGGACCTGACGGCGGCGGCATCGACGATACCGGCGCCGACAGCGCCAACGATGTGATTTTCTTCTCGAGTCGCGGTCCGTGCAGTGACCTTCGGCACAAGCCCGACATCATGTCCCCCGGCACCCACGTTAGCGGCGGCGTCGCCCAGGCGCCCAGTCCCGGCCCAACGGGTACGGCCGATCCCTGTTTTAACGGCTCACGGGTATCTGGCGGCCCAAACAACTCGCTGTTCTGGCCGCTCGGTCAGCAATTCTACACCTCTTGTTCGGGAACCAGCCAGGCAACGCCCGGGGCCGCCGGCTCCGCCGCCCTGGTGCGCCAGTACTTCATCAATAACTTCACCAATCCGCCCAGCCCAGCCATGACCAAGGCCTTTCTGATGAATACTGCCCGCTATATGACGGGCCTCAATGCCAATGATACCCTCTGGTCGGATAACGAAGGCATGGGCGAGGTGAACCTGAGCATGGCTTTCGATAACGCCACACCGCGGGTTTTGCGTGACGAACTACCGGCCGACCTCTTCACAGCAACGGGCCAGGCGCGTTATTTCACCAACGCGATTTCCGACCCCACCAAACCCTTTCGGGTCACCCTCGCATGGACGGACGCGCCCGGCAACACGGCTGGCAACGCCTATAACAACAACCTCGATCTCACCGTCTATGTTGGAAACAATGTTTACAAAGGGAACAACTTTAATGGCCGCTACTCGGTCACCGGTGGCAGCGCCGACTTCAGGGACAACGTGGAAAGCGTGTCTCTGCCTGCCGGCAATTCCGGCTTCGTGACAATAGCCGTCACAGCCGCCAACATTAACTCTGATGGCGTGCCCAACAACGGCTCGCCCTTGGACCAGGATTTCGCGCTAGTCGCCTATAACGCGACCTTGCCACCGCCCACGGTAAGCGGGGTTGTTCCTGCGAGCCTGACGTTAATCAATGGCCAACCGGCGACCTTTACACTCAACGTCACGGGCATTGCCCCATTTAGCTATCAGTGGCGCAAGAACGGCGCCAACATCGCCGGGGCGACTCTCAGCTCGTATTCCATTGCGGCCGTTACGACCAACGATGCCGGCGCTTATTCGGCAGTGGTCACCAATTCCTACGGCTCCGCCCTTAGCCCCGTCGCCGCGCTGACCGTGATTCAAACTTTGCCATTACCTTTCGCACTCGATAACAGCAACCTGACCTGGACCACCGACATCAGCACAACGCCTTGGTTCGGCCAGGCCGCCGTCTCGCATGACGGTATCGCTTCGGCCCGAAGCTATTTCATCGGCAACAATCAGCGGAGCACCCTGACAACAACCGTTACCGGCCCCGGCACACTCTCATTTTGGTGGAAGGTGTCATCCCAAGCCAATGGGGATACGTTTACATTTAGTGACGTGGCCCCGGGCGTGAACAATGCCGTGACGATCTCCGGCGAAGTCGATTGGAATTTGCAGCAGGTTTATCTCCCGGCCGGTCTTCAAACCCTGCAGTGGGTTTACGCCAAAAACGGTTCCGGCACTGCCGGAAGCGATACCGCGTGGCTCGACCAGGTGAGCTTTGTGGCTGGACCCACAGCCCCATTCATTACCCGGCAACCCACCGGCAATAGCATCATTGCCGGCGGCCCCATCACCTTCAGCGTCGTCGCCGATGGCACGCCCGTCCTGACATATCAGTGGCAGCTCAATGGCGTGAACATTCCTGGCGCCACATCGAGTTCCCTGTCAATTCCTAATGCCGGTGTTCTGGATAGCGGCACCTACACCGTGCTCATCAGCAACGCCTATGGATCGCTTCTCAGTTCCGGCGCGTATTTGGGTATCGTTCCGCTGGTGGGTCGCGGCGACAATTCGCTGGGCCAACTCAATGTGTCACTCGTGGCCACCAACGCCGTCGCTATCGCCGCAGGCTCCTGGCATAGCCTGCTCCTTCGCGGCGACAGCTCGATTCTGGCTTGGGGCGAGAATTATGACGGCCAATGCAACGTTCCCAATACCCTGGTCAACCCGCTGGTCCTTGCCGGGGGCGGCTATCACAGCCTGGCGCTGCAGGCCAACGGAACGGTGGTGGGTTGGGGCGCCAATTACGACGGCCAGGCCACGCCACCCGCCGGATTGACCAATGTCATCGCCATTGCCGCCGGCACCTGGCACAGCCTGGCCTTGCGCTCAGACGGCACAGTTGTGGGCTGGGGCGATAACAGCCTGGGCCAAGCGATTCCTCCCGCCGGCTTGGCCAATGTCATCGCCATCGCTGCCGGAGGCAGTCACAGCCTCGCGTTGCGCTCGGATGGAACCGTGGTTGCCTGGGGTGAAAACACGGATGCCAATGGGAACTTCGTGGGTCAGTCCATTGTTCCGGCCGGTTTAGCCAAGGTCGTGGCCATCGGCGCGGGAGAGTATCACAGTCTGGCCGTCAAAGCCGATGGAACTCTGGTCGCCTGGGGCGATAACTCTCAGGGCCAATGCCAGCCGCCGCAGCCTTTGACCAATGCCATCGCCGCGGCGGGCGGCAGCGGGCATACCGTCGTGCTGAAGGCCGATAGCACCATCCTTTGCTGGGGCAACGATTGGAATGGCCAGTGCGATTTCCCGGCCGGCACCTCGAACGTGGTCGCCATCGCCGCCGGTAGCGCCCATACGCTGCTGCTGGAAGGCAACCGCTTTGGCCTGCCACATCTGCTGCGTCCAACCCGTTCAGGCAATCAGTTTAGCGTTTTGGTTCAGACCCAGGTGGGCAGCAATTACGCGCTCGAATACAGCACTTCACTCAACCCGTCGAACTGGATTTCGCTTACCACCCTTAAAGGGGACGGCGCCTTGCATTACCTATTGGACACGACTGCCACCGGTCCGCAGCGGTTTTATCGCGTGCGCCAGTTCTAA